The DNA sequence TCCAGAGAATCACATTACCCGTCAGTCGATACTGCTCGATCTGCTCTCGCAGCTGATTGGGCGCGATTACTTTCCATTGATCGAGAATTTTATTGCCTGCGTTTTCATCGCCTTTGATGAAATAGCCGACCGCCTTGACCATATCGATCCAGAACTCAGCCGGTTGCCCCCAGTAAAACCACTTCAATTGCTTTGCTGCTTGCATTGCGGCATCAGCGTTGAGGACCGTAATCGATGAGTCGATGCGCGAGACGAGCACGCGAGGATATGCCCAGAAGAGAAATATTTCGCCCCACGCAAGCGCGGCGAAAAGCCAACCGGGTGCAATGAAAAAGCCCAGTAGAGAGGTGATGGCAATGACTATGCCCTGCACAAAAAAGCACCATGCCCAACTCATTTTCGAGTGGCCGTGCGACCACAACGAATAAATCGAGAGCAGCAGGGGAGGAAATAACCACAGCACGAAAGGATTATTCATCAATGGCTGTGGGCTTCCGCTTCAACTAACTGACTGTAGATTTCTTAGGACGACGGGCAGGTATCGATCGCACGAAGCGTTCGGTAATCAGCTGGGGACGAGTGATAGCCGATCCCACGACTACCGCATAAGCCCCTAGCTCGAATGCCTGTTTCACTTCTTCAGGGTACCAGACTCGCCCTTCCAGAATCACCGGCACTGATGAATGATTGACCAGCTCTTTGAGAAGATCGAATCCAGGTCCCTGCTCGCGCGGAATGGAAGTTTCTTCGGTATAACCAAACAAAGTAGTCGAAACAATGTCAGCGCCGGCTTCTAGTGCTGCGATACCTTCGGCGAAAGTGGCAACATCTGCCCAGACGGGCTTATCGAGTTCTTTGTGAATCTTTTCGATAGTTTCAGCGGCTGTCGAACCATCAGGTCGCAGCCGCGCCGTAGCGTCGAGCGCGATGATATCGGCTCCAGCATTGGCTATTGCCACTGCATCTTCGTAGCAGTTTGTGATGTAAGGCGTTTTCAGCCTGTCTTCACTGGCTACTTTGTTCGATTTGATCAGACCGCAGATTGGCACACCCAGTTGTAAGCGGGAAGAGCGCTTCACTGCTTGAATGTTCTCAATACCTTCCAATCGCAAACCTTTCGCGCCACCGTTGATGGCCGAAAGTGCAAGCGCAAGTATGTGACTGGGTGCTGCCAACGGCTCACCAGAGCTAGCTTGACATGAGACTATGAGACCTCCTTCCAGGTCTTTGATACTCGGCCAAACGGTATGCTTTCTGGTCATATTTCCTCATTTACAGCTTTGGAAGATTCAGACAAATGAACTTCGGCTGCGTCATTTCGTGCAAGGCGAAACGAACTCCCTCCAATCCTACACCTGATTCCTTGCGGCCACCATAAGGCATGTGATCAGCTCTGTAGGTCGGCGCATCATTGACAATCACGCCACCAACATCGATTGAGCGAGCCAGTTTGAATGCCACTTCAAGGTCTTTCGTGAAGACACCAGCTTGAATGCCGAAGCGCGAATCATTCATCTGTTCGATTGCGTCGTCGAGAGTTTCGTATTTCATCACAGAAACAATCGGTCCAAAAACTTCCTGGCAAACAACGAGCATGTCTGCTTTCGTTTCAGCCAGTACGATTGGATCAACCAGATTGTTGCTCTCGTTCTTTTTGCCGCCGGTGAGAACTTTCGCACCATTCTTTACGGCTGCATCCATCCATTCGAGAGTCTTCGAGCAAGACTCTTTATCAATCAAGGGACCCATGTCGGTCTTGTCATCAAGCGGGTTTCCGACCTTGAGTTCGTTGACCATATCAGTGAAGATTTTGACGAACTTGTCGTAGACCCTGGACTGTACATAGACGCGCTGCACCGAGATGCAGGTCTGCCCGGAATGAGCATAACCACCGCGGCAAGCCGCTCTGGCGGCAAGCTCCAGGTCAGCATCATCATGCACTACAAGCCCTGCGTTGCCTCCCAGTTCAAGGCAAATACGGGTGCCTGGGTGAATCTCTCTGCGCAAATTCCAACCAACTTCTGGGCTGCCTGTGAAGCTTACCAGCGCTATACGCGGATCCTTGATCAAAGTCATGCCCTTAGATCCACGGCAAGGCACGATATTAAGCGCGCCTTCCGGCAAACCCGCTTCCTTGAGCAACTCGGCCAGTCTGAAGCTGGCAACCGGAGTGGCTGATGATGGTTTCAAAACAACAGTATTTCCGGCTGCAAAAGCTGGTGCTAACTTGTGTGCCACCAGATTGAGAGGAAAGTTGAATGGTGTCACCGCTGCCACCACACCAATAGGCTCGCGGATAATCATGCCAACGCGTCCGTCGTTACCAGGAGTGAGATCCATAGGCAACTGTTCACCGTCCAGACGAACAGCTTCTTTGGCTGCTAGTCCAAAAGTATTGGCTGCCCTGGAAACTTCGATACGTGCATCTTTGATCGGCTTGCCACCTTCAAGAGCAATAATTTTTGCCAGCTCTTCCGCATTGGCCAAAATCAGGGCAGAAGTCTTTGCGAGAATTTCTGAACGCTGATAGGCCGGCATCTTCTGCATAACCTTCTTGAAGGTCTCTTGCGCAACTTCAATAGCAGTAAGAATTGTCTGTTCATCTGCCTGCCCGACAGCAGCAACAATCTGCCCATCGAACGGACTCTTCACCTCAACCATGGGAGTGCTTTTGACGCCCTTTATTGACAGCGGATACTGAACGATTTCTTTCAACATGCTCACTTCCTTGCACAAACTGCAAACTTAAAAACAATAAATATTCGTCCGGAGATACGTTCCAGAATTCTCGAAAAACCTTATGAACATGAATTATAACTTGGCTACACCAATACCGTTTTGCCTTCAACGGCGAAATCAGAGCATTAATAGTGAATTCTCTGCGACTGCCGCTTGGCAGCCCCTGATTTTCCACTCATGAGAAGGACTTAGTAATCTATATATTGCAGGGAGATTCTGTAATTGTTACTGATATGCAATGTAATCGTTGGTCTTAAGGCTTGTTCAGACAACCTTTACGCGCCTTCTGACAATGGTACACTCTGAACGGGTTTCCTTACTGACAAGCGTAATTTATCGGTCTATGCCGGA is a window from the Candidatus Melainabacteria bacterium genome containing:
- a CDS encoding aldehyde dehydrogenase family protein is translated as MLKEIVQYPLSIKGVKSTPMVEVKSPFDGQIVAAVGQADEQTILTAIEVAQETFKKVMQKMPAYQRSEILAKTSALILANAEELAKIIALEGGKPIKDARIEVSRAANTFGLAAKEAVRLDGEQLPMDLTPGNDGRVGMIIREPIGVVAAVTPFNFPLNLVAHKLAPAFAAGNTVVLKPSSATPVASFRLAELLKEAGLPEGALNIVPCRGSKGMTLIKDPRIALVSFTGSPEVGWNLRREIHPGTRICLELGGNAGLVVHDDADLELAARAACRGGYAHSGQTCISVQRVYVQSRVYDKFVKIFTDMVNELKVGNPLDDKTDMGPLIDKESCSKTLEWMDAAVKNGAKVLTGGKKNESNNLVDPIVLAETKADMLVVCQEVFGPIVSVMKYETLDDAIEQMNDSRFGIQAGVFTKDLEVAFKLARSIDVGGVIVNDAPTYRADHMPYGGRKESGVGLEGVRFALHEMTQPKFICLNLPKL
- a CDS encoding N-acetylmannosamine-6-phosphate 2-epimerase, with translation MTRKHTVWPSIKDLEGGLIVSCQASSGEPLAAPSHILALALSAINGGAKGLRLEGIENIQAVKRSSRLQLGVPICGLIKSNKVASEDRLKTPYITNCYEDAVAIANAGADIIALDATARLRPDGSTAAETIEKIHKELDKPVWADVATFAEGIAALEAGADIVSTTLFGYTEETSIPREQGPGFDLLKELVNHSSVPVILEGRVWYPEEVKQAFELGAYAVVVGSAITRPQLITERFVRSIPARRPKKSTVS